The genomic interval GATTTATTTCACTGTAAAACGGAGTTAATTATTCACCAGTTAAATAATAGAGAGAAGGAGAAAATAAGAACTTTGGAATTCAAAGTTGAAGCTCATTGGAACTAACTTCAAATTTGAAGTATTTCGGGGATATGCACTCCCTCAAAATGCTATTGGGTCCAGAACTTGGATGGAGTTTAAGGTATACCTGGTTGTAATTTACTAGAGGTTCTTCAAAACTGGGTGCTGAAGGGGTGATAAACTTGGGGCATGCATATGAGAAGAGCTCGTCATAAATAGCAAAAGCCTCATCATCGTATCGTTGCATTCTATTCATCTTTTCACCATACTTCTCTCGCAGCTGAGAGTTCACAGTTTCATCAACAAGCCTGCTTTGGGGGCAGAGTGAGAGGCTAATTGCCAGCAACGCATACATTTGTTCATTCTTCTTCAATATCTGTTCGTATTGTGGAGATTTCTGATGATAAACTTTTGTCTTAAAGATGTACAAGAGAATTTTGTTGAATTCACGAATTGCTTCCACATATCTGTAGAAAATGCTACATTTCAGgccatataataataacataaaccATGAAGAAAAAGCACCCATATAAAAACACCATCTAGTGAAATATATTTCTACAATAGAGACGCTGCATCTTCAAATGGCTGAGTTACTTGAGTATTTTCCCATTTCTAATGAATCTCAAACCCTCAACCATAATCCATAACCTAAAAACCACAAAAAGAACTAAGACAGAAATCTCATTCGATGCTTGCATATTGCAAGATGAAAAGTTATACATTAGACAATCCACATTGAACACTATCAATATCTTTTTGTGTGTCTACATAAACACTACCAGAAGAGAATGTCATTTGAGTAATGCATACAGGGCAAAAAGCTGCCTCGAATAAATAAGTGGTTTagttggtaaaaaaaatttattactaaaaacaaaaacaaaaaaacatgaaTCACTAACATTATAaagatattaatattaatttaaaaactccATGTCAACATAATATCATATACACACAAAACAAGCAAACAATCAAGCAGTAGTGAAAGTCATCACCTGCGGAGCATAAGATTGGCAAATCCATAGTGATAAATGGTGGTAATGTGGCTTCCAATAACGCTGGTGTAAACCCCTGGTAGGCTAATATCAATAGGTTGCAAGCACTTAAGACCAGTATGATAATCACCCAAAAGACAATGAACCCTCAACAAGCCAACCATACTGAAATACCCCAAAACCTTCAACACATTGCTTCCCCCATTGTAATCATAACCATCAGTAGCAGTGAACTGCTCACCACCTTCCTTCTCTTGCTCTAGTATCTGAATAATCGCTGACTTCTCAACAAGTGCTTGCAAGAAGTTCAGAACACCAAAAACATTCCAAGCCTAAGATATCAAAAgacataaaaaaaacacaaatttcaattaaaatcatCATTACACAACGAAGTTCAATAAACTATgagaaatgatatttttaacacaCAAATTTGACAACAAAAATCGACAAGAACTTAAATAGTTACCGCAGTTCAAATATGTGGTTAATTACATTTAGTGGACTGTTAATGAATATAACAAAGTGTCACAATTCACTAACCAACTGCTTAACAAAGTGTCACAATTAAGCACCATTTTGAATGTCGTTAAATGTGATTATCGAGTGCTCAAATATACATTACATTCATAATAATCATCcaaattatattcaaatataCACCAGAAAACCATGGTTAATGTGATTCAAAATACTTATGTATGTAATTAATGAGTTTTGACAACTTGTTCATTAAACATCTGACATACAAAACTAACCGTGTATTACCACCTAAATTGTTGACAATTGGCGCATTTTGTATCAAAATAACACAACTTAGAAAATATACACACAACCAAGCGCAACAGACCTGATCGAACTGTCTCAAGAGAGCGATTTCTTGTTCAGTTTTGTTCTTCATTTTAGCACGATACTGACAGAAGCTTTGAAACTGGTAAACAAATTCATCAACCATATCCCAAAGCCACTGGTTAGGAAGTTGCATATTGACAACACCGTGAAGAACAACTTGGAAGAGACTACAGTAATTATCCCAAGAATCGATTCTCTGACGGAGAGTTGGAGTGAGGCGAGCATAAAGGTGGCGAAACCACATCTCACGGTAGAGAAGACAGAATACATGGTCATTATCGACGTAGTGAGCGACGGCGTCAACGGAAGGCCAAGGAGTGTCCTTGAAAAGACGCTCCGATAGAGTTTGGAAAGAGGTTTCGTACATCTGGTGGATCTCGTATACATTTTTCTCTCTTATGTGACGGTAAAGGTGAACAACGAAGGATTTCACTGAATCGGGAACGAAGTTAGGGTCGTAACCTAAGTCTTGAGATTGAAGACGTTGTTCTTCGTGATCATTCGCCATTGCTGATTGAAGATTCGAGCAGGTTGTGGTTTTTGCGCCGTCCCCAGATGACAGCTAGGGTTAGGGCTTTTGGTGCTTCGGAGTGATTTGTTTTCGACTGCTTACAAAGGatcttactttttatttttattattattttaaaaatttaaattctatttcaatttagtcaaaaaaaattatctttcggctaaaattaattaaaagtaattatgctttttttcaaataaaaaaaattaatcgagTGAAACGGAAGACGGCGGTGAAACATGTTTGGGCAATTTGTTACTTATTATAAAAAATCggtaattataaatattatatcttaaagatttaaaaaaattaagtaaaacgTAAATTGTTTTGTGTTTATCTACTTTGACAAAAGAAATTACTCAAAACGATTTTgcattttaagtaatttttggacTAAGAATTTATTCAAAAAGGTTATATAACAAATGATGAAATCCattttttcttaaatgattgtttaaaaaaaattaaatatttttaattcatataaatttcaatttttttattttgatctctataaaataaaaatataatttttaatatgaaacTATTATGCATTTTTAATCACTATTCttaataaacatatatttttgaataaattttttcaaacatacctaaaattatataaaaaaaattccttaCAAAAATGGGtttacaatttaatttcttaatttatatttttgttatttttatcttgagtttaccatatttaaaaaacttatatttaatttatttaaattttaatttttaatataaaattattatgcatTTTTAATCACTATcggatatattttttaataaatttttttaaatataattacaataatataaaaagttcCTCCACAAAAAACGAGttcacaatttaattttttaatttatatttttgttatttatatcttGAGTTTGTTACAtttacaaaattcatattttatttattgaaatttttaaataaaaatattttgaaataacttttaataatattttaaatatactcaaagaaaattaattgaaaaacaattaaacgtttcaaaaactaacaatatttattagacaattttgtaaaaacttatatttttattttataaagattaaaactaaaaatatatttaatcctttaaaaaaataaaaaaataaaattataaggaAAGTCTATTTATTAAACcatgcattttattttttatattcaattttttctcagagaaaaatgataagaggtgctctaaaacaaattaatttaaaagtattgTTCTAAAGTCATCTATTTGATTATTTACAAAGAATTtgttacttttaataaataaataaaaacaaaataaaacataaagtatcatattttatctttatttgacaaacatatttattgaaatttttaaataaaaatattttgaaataacttttaataatattttaaatatactcaaagaaaattaattgaaaaacaaTTAAACGTTTCAAAAACTAACACTATTTATtggataattttgtaaaaacttatatttttattttataaagattaaaactaaaaatatatttaatcctttaaaaaaataaaaaaataaaattataaggaAAGTCTATTTATTAAACcatgcattttattttttatattcaattttttctcagagaaaaatgataagaggtgctctaaaacaaattaatttaaaagtattgTTCTAAAGTCATCTATTTGATTATTTACAAAGAATTtgttacttttaataaataaataaaaacaaaataaaacataaagtatcatattttatctttatttgacaaacaaatataatataataaataatttccaCGGCAAATTcgtaattgaaaaatattgaaaattatatacTAACGTCATCTcttaaaataaacattaataGTCATATTCATTTTCAATATTAAGATAATGTTTAAGTATATTAGTTAagagaaaacaaacaaatatatatatatataacattaatcAAATCCCTAGCTTAGGcgataaaaattacaaattattacTTCTAAGAAATATTATCGTCCATCATTAAAATTTTCGATGATTTTGAAGTTCTTTCGACGTGGAACACTGGCCTCactttatatattaaaagtagCTCAAAATGGAGCACACAAACCGTGTTAAAAAGCAGACCCAGACAAAGGTCAGCAAGAGTGCTTTGCCACCCTCCTTAGGAAGTCAAAGCTTGGTCATTcgcattttaataattataaactaagtttgtttataattattaaacaaGTCCATACTcctttaattaacatttttaattattaacaaaCTACACTACTCATGTAGCACATGAAATCGTAAATCAAAGGAGCATCAAGTCCATACTCCTTTAATTAACATTTGTAACTGTCACTGTCATATGATACATGTTAAAACATTTTTTGTCCAAAACTGAATTCCATCCATCATAGCATTGTTCAAGGCATGAAAGACTGGAAAGATGGTGTCAAGCTCTTAGAACTGAATTCATTGAGTTCAGTTCACAATCTTTGTCTGTTTGAGTTAATATGTGCTAAATGAGGTGCCTCCTCATAACTGTCAGGTTCATCTTCTTCGTCAGAAGAAAGAAGGGATGAACCCATCCATGCTTTAAAACCTTCAGTAACACGTCTTTCCACCTCTGGTGTGACCTCCAAGGGATTCGTTTCCAGCATTTCGAGCCCTAGATTTCGACCACTAAAGTTCACCTCGTCAAGAATCACAGCTGCCTTTCTCCTTAGAAAGAAGGCAGTGCCACCATATAGAACAACCAGTCCCCACGATGCAACTTCATAGCACCAAAACAAAGGTGTAGAGCAGTTGCTCATGAATGTCAAGAGACTTGAACCAAGAAACAAGGCAAGAAGACCAAAGATGATAGCGAAGATAAGATTCAAGATGGATAGACAGCGAACGCCACCTGTAAGTTATCCAAATATTAAACTTCAATTAATTGAGCCCATAAATGCTCCAGTGTCAGATGAAAAGTGCATGGAAAGAAAGAAGTTGAAATATCAGACAGCGGAGGAGGGGTCATACCCCGCCTTGAGGCACAATAATTATTGTCAACCACCTTCAAGCATCCATGCCTTGTTGGAGCAGAATAAGCTACAGTGATACCTACAAGACAACTTTTATAATATAAGACTAAAACACCAAGCATAGCCAAAAAGATATCTCCTGACTATGGCATAACGCTTTTCAAATGAAGCTGGCAAGTCATTTTGACACTAagagacaaaaataaattatagttaaacAAGATAATATACCAGAAACATGAAATAGGTGTTTATACAACACGGGatttataaacaattaaataatactACACTATCAAATAATAGATGTGCTACAAGTAGGCTGTATAGTACAGTAAAAACAAGTGCTGGATTAAGAGGGCGGATGCAACATATAACTTAAATAATTGTTTGGATTACAGTTTGCACCATAACTAACAGTATGTTTGGCACAACCaagttagaaagaaaaaaaatgctttCCTTTTGGATAAAACCATGCTTTGCAATGCAAACTAATGTCCAAATATGCTCTTAGTTGTTGGCACCAGAAACCATTGACATATATTAGTTCAAGACCGTCAATTCAGGAACACACATGAAAAAAAGGATTATTAGCTCCAGCAAAAACTTAGACTGTATATTAACTATAGCCCAGAACATAGTTATGTGGCTGGCAATCTTAGATTCGTACTGTTTAGAAAATCTGTGAAATAGGAAATTCCATGGTTGGATCTGTCCCATTATTGAAAATTCCAGTAAGTTAAGGGGATTGTACCTGTACTGAAAGTACAAATGAGAAACAGAAACAGCCCATCATAATAGAGATGGCATTTGTGCAACTCTTGAATTCACAAAATTTGTGCAGCTGTGTTGGCCGCTTCTCTtaagttgaaaaataaaaatatttgatttgatgaagCAAACTGTATGGTTCTGTGAAGTTGTAAATCCAAGATTTGAGAATGTGACATAATGGCATAACTCTACTTGAAAGAGTTGACACTTTCCCTTTTCGATTCTCATCATAGAAATAAATCAAGTGatgaaaattacaaaaatgctAGAAAGAACTCCAAAAAACCCACCAAAGTGGCTGACTTCTCTAATACTCCCTACTGTAGAATGCTAGAAATCTTGGCTTCAAATTTATAAAGAGAATAATCACATACTTCTGTTGCCTATATCAAACATACATCTATAACTATACTCTTTCTTCAAATCCCAACAATCATAAATCAGACAAATTTATGGAAAAAATCAAAACGATTTCCATTCTAAGCATCacaattattatttatcaattcaATTTGCACCACATGTAAAGCAAtgcttttttttctcctttaataTTTTATCGACATCAACCATATTCGTTAGGCGTTCAATAATTTTAACTCAGCTTTTTCCGTTAGCTGTGATGTAAGGACTAAAGAGTTAATTTCTTTATCACCCCAAAAGTGAGTTAAGATTTGACAGCAATTGTGAATCATAATCCCACATTCCCACCATGAAATTGAAAGGAAGGATTATATGTTAAGTTCAATTCCCTCCTTATTCTAGAACCCTACTTCTGAATTCCTTCAACGCCCCAAATCCTGTGTCTCGAAGGAGCAACTACCCCTGATATTGTctcaattattactataaatgtTTTTGACATCAAAACTGGAAACATACATTATTCATACAACCTTTTATTTTTCTACTGTGATTTACTTCATATCCACTAACATGCACCGTGAGTCCATCACAATTCGTttgatcattaaaaatatttgactttaacAATTTCTACTTTAAAAGTCATACAAAAGATGATTTGTGATTGGTTCGCATTgtaaaataaacaacaaataaattagCATTATTTCTCTTGACactaatcaaattaaaaaaaaaaaaaaacttatcaaAAGCAACAATTAACTTAAATTCCTTACCAGCAACAAGATACACGCCGGAGAACACAAAAACAATCAACGAAGGAATGAACACAACCATCCAGTAATAATCGGCAATTTCTTGATCCGTAAGATAAAAAGCACCAGGAAACAGATCCAAATCAGAGTCACCTTTCATTCCTAATTGTATCGGTTGAAGCCTTCGATCAACGCAGAACGGCCTCTTCCCATCGTTACCGGGAAACACTATTTTCAAACTGATAACCGTAGACACTATGATTGCAAAACAGATTACGGCAGCAAAAGCGATTGTCACGGGTCTCTGAAGCTTTCCCCACGCTTTTTCTTCTTCCCTTAGACTCTCGTACTCGCGCTTCGGCATAAACACTTGCCGAAGCGCATCGCTGATGATTGCCATTGACGGAAGCAGTAAACGGCTTCTAAATTGAGAACACTCGAGGCTTAAAACATCGGACTGATATGGATTTATACAATCTAGGGTTTCGAATTTCTTCTAGCTTGGTTTTTCAAAACCCTATTATGATGATTTGATGAATTTAATCACTACTGAAATCTATGGCTTTTGGGAAGTAAAAGTTCGAGGATTATTCTTTAGGAATTTGATAACCGTCACTAACTGACAGTGATTCCAGTTTGTGATTGCAGACTTGGGTTTGAATAAATATTCGATGCACTATACATGAAATAACAGATTAAACGGTGGGACTAAACATAAGGAACTGGATAAATACATATATTCGATACTCTATTAATGACCAACTTTTAATTGAGTGTAATTATTATGCACGTCTAATAActgtttatgaaaataatttagaagtaattttaatgaatattaaatatctgaaataatttaattgctgtgatttattaatattaaaaaaattatatataaacaataaatataaattaatttttaaatataattattaatctCACAAATTTTATTGTGCATAAATGTAAAAGTAGTTTAgtatgtattttctttttttctcttctttacTTATTCTATTTGTGTAAGATTTTGtttggataaaaaaatttaagcaaCACATGCTTTCCTTTTTTATATTGAGGAATTtagatgtttttaaaaataaataaaatgtaagtGAAGTATTATATAactgtttatttattatttgaaattaaatagataaatattaagtattatataatcaaatgtaatttcttttgttttttagttttttttaaataaatatatattaaaatataaatataatcttCTAAAACTGTTTGATACAAAATTcaactttaaatataatattataaaaatacaacGAAAAGATTAGATTACCAAATAAGATTTATAGAGTGATTAAATTCTAAtagttaataataaatttaaaaaattaaaatattagtttttataaataaagtaataaataaattcatatacaGCTTctaagtaattaaattttaccgattgaatattaaatttaaactcTAACGAAAATAATTAGTGACCGAAACTTATTCTTTAAActacttaaaaaaattcatgaaaAAAACGAGGAtaacataaaaactaaaaaacaaattttaaaaggtAAATCAATCAATCCTGAGTTGCTTTCAGAGCTGCAAGGGCTTAGATTAATATGTTCTTTCACATAGTCGAAGAGATTATTGATGACAATACAACTCTAAGCATATTTATATCGACTTCTAGGATTAGGGCTCTAACAAGTCCATCACCGATAGATAACCCACAATGAACAACAATGAAAGTAAATTGGATAATTAAATTCTCTTATCATAATATattgtatataatatattaacagCTCTGTTTTCATctcattatttcattattgaaaTCATGGTTATGAGCCAAATACCTATTCTCTCATTTGGCTAAACAATGTAACCGAACTAAATCATATTACATTATTGATGACAGTTGGAGATGAGGTGTCTACAATATAAGCAATAGACATTGGTAATTTACAGAGCATCAAcatttcttttattatatatgataGTTGAAGATGAAGTGTCAGCAAGCAATGAACATATCGGTAATTTACAGAACATCAACCTTTCTTATATTATatacttatattatatatagataATCGAACCCAATTAAATTACATTGAGGATTTCTGGAGATGAGATATCAACAATATGAGTAATTGGCATATTGATAATTTACATAGTATcaacatttttatattatactattatgaaataaaatacaaataaaaagataattaaaaaattaatgtctataattttaatttttaatgaaatatattaaattttcaacaactattttttattttaaatggagtatatatatatatatggaattATATGTGAAATTGCAATGTACATATCCGCTTTAAATTGAGGATTTTTGTGCACTCGTGTGACTTACACATGGCAAGAGACTGATATATATGACGTCTAGTTCATCACTTTTTcacacatttattattttcagtTTTAACCACATTTAAATTTGTgtgatttttaatatattttatcaataattaatatatatatatatatatatatatatcatttagcatttttttttagatatatcaaaataatttatagtaaAGAAATTAATGAATGTTATTCCAATTTAATAAagcattttttaattaattactcaGGTGTACTAACAATGGTGCAAtcaaaatattgatatatgattctagaagattttttttttttaaatttataatatatcttaaacttttaaaaattgtattgatatcattaattttatatattgaccactctaaaattttatatttacattaTATGTtcagaataaatattttgtatgaaCACAAACTATCTTCTCTATGAACATATACAAAACCTAATTTATCTCAATTCTCATCTTTTACCCACACCTCACCG from Cicer arietinum cultivar CDC Frontier isolate Library 1 chromosome 5, Cicar.CDCFrontier_v2.0, whole genome shotgun sequence carries:
- the LOC101505889 gene encoding uncharacterized protein, translating into MANDHEEQRLQSQDLGYDPNFVPDSVKSFVVHLYRHIREKNVYEIHQMYETSFQTLSERLFKDTPWPSVDAVAHYVDNDHVFCLLYREMWFRHLYARLTPTLRQRIDSWDNYCSLFQVVLHGVVNMQLPNQWLWDMVDEFVYQFQSFCQYRAKMKNKTEQEIALLRQFDQAWNVFGVLNFLQALVEKSAIIQILEQEKEGGEQFTATDGYDYNGGSNVLKVLGYFSMVGLLRVHCLLGDYHTGLKCLQPIDISLPGVYTSVIGSHITTIYHYGFANLMLRRYVEAIREFNKILLYIFKTKVYHQKSPQYEQILKKNEQMYALLAISLSLCPQSRLVDETVNSQLREKYGEKMNRMQRYDDEAFAIYDELFSYACPKFITPSAPSFEEPLVNYNQDAYRLQLKLFLYEAKQQQLLSGLRTFLKVYSTISLAKLASYMEVDESTLRTILMTYKHKTHAVDSAGKVISNADVDFYIDDDTIHVVESKPAKRYGDYFLRQIVKLEGVINEMDSIKLE
- the LOC101505559 gene encoding uncharacterized protein — its product is MAIISDALRQVFMPKREYESLREEEKAWGKLQRPVTIAFAAVICFAIIVSTVISLKIVFPGNDGKRPFCVDRRLQPIQLGMKGDSDLDLFPGAFYLTDQEIADYYWMVVFIPSLIVFVFSGVYLVAGITVAYSAPTRHGCLKVVDNNYCASRRGGVRCLSILNLIFAIIFGLLALFLGSSLLTFMSNCSTPLFWCYEVASWGLVVLYGGTAFFLRRKAAVILDEVNFSGRNLGLEMLETNPLEVTPEVERRVTEGFKAWMGSSLLSSDEEDEPDSYEEAPHLAHINSNRQRL